CATGAGGTGATCCGTCTTTCGGGGATGAACATTATTATCAATGACCTGGATCAGCCTCTAATCATTAAAGTAGCGTCTCTTCCGGGGGAAAGACTGCAGGTTTACTTTATTGATAACGAAGAATACTTCAAAAGAAAGCAATACTATTTTGATGATGAGGGAACGCCTTTCGACGATAACGACGAAAGAGCTATTTTCTTTGCCAGAGGGGTTATTGAAACAATCAAGAAGCTGAATTGGGTTCCGGACGTGATCCATTTAAATGGATGGATGTCTTCTTTTGTTCCAATTTATCTTAAGACTTACTACGAATCAGATACTTACTTCAAGGATGCTAAAATTGTTCTTTCCCTATACAATGAGAAAGATGCAGACCTTGATAAAAAGATTGATGAAAAGCTAAAGTTCGATAATATTTCAGGATTAAAAGCGTTAGATAATCCAACAATCAAAAGTTTTGTTATCGAAAGTATGAACTATGTAGATGCCGTTGTAAAAGGAGATGAATTTCTGGATGAAGACCTTGATAAGGCTTTTAACGAAACGACGATCCAAAAGTCGGAGTATCTTGACGTAGATTCTATAAATCAACTTTATTAAAAACACATTTTTAATGACTCATAATCTTAAAAAGACTTTCGCCATACTTTCATTGGCGATTTTCGGAAGTGCAATTCTTTATAATTGTGAACCAGATCCAGATT
This genomic interval from Chryseobacterium joostei contains the following:
- a CDS encoding glycogen/starch synthase — its product is MPNQKILYITTEMYPYQEDTNMAAVVNKMALKMHNEGNDVRVFMPRFGQISERKFQLHEVIRLSGMNIIINDLDQPLIIKVASLPGERLQVYFIDNEEYFKRKQYYFDDEGTPFDDNDERAIFFARGVIETIKKLNWVPDVIHLNGWMSSFVPIYLKTYYESDTYFKDAKIVLSLYNEKDADLDKKIDEKLKFDNISGLKALDNPTIKSFVIESMNYVDAVVKGDEFLDEDLDKAFNETTIQKSEYLDVDSINQLY